CGATGGTGGCGTCATCGGGGATGCTGGCCGCGGCCTCTTCCAGACCCACGAAGCGCGGCCGCCTCAAGAGGGCCTCCGGGTTAGGACGGGCCGGAACTTGTAGCCGTAGACGAGGTACCCCTGGGGGCCGTGCTCCTGCAGGCGACGCGTCACCATCTCCACCGGGAGCCCGATGGAGACGTCGGGGGCTTCCACGTCCGTGAGCTGGGCGGTGACGAGCAGCCCCTCCTCGAGGCGGACGAGGGCGACCACGTAAGGAGCGGCAAAGCCGCGCGGGGCCTGCGCGACCTCGGCGTGGGAGAAGACCGTCCCCCGCCCGGACAGCCGGTAGGGCTCGAGGTGGCGCTCCCGGCACGTCCGGCAGGAGGCGCGGGGGGGGAACTGCACCTTGCCGCAGGCCGCGCAGCGCTGTCCCTCCAGCCGGTAGTAGGCGGAGCGCAGGCGGTGGTAGCGGGGCAGATCCATTTTACTTTAGACCTCAAGTATATGGGTGACGGCCACGGAGCCGTGGCCGCCGATGGACTGGGCGAGAGCGCGGCGGGCCCCCTTGATCTGGTTGGGGCCGGC
This is a stretch of genomic DNA from Vicinamibacteria bacterium. It encodes these proteins:
- a CDS encoding Zn-ribbon domain-containing OB-fold protein; the protein is MDLPRYHRLRSAYYRLEGQRCAACGKVQFPPRASCRTCRERHLEPYRLSGRGTVFSHAEVAQAPRGFAAPYVVALVRLEEGLLVTAQLTDVEAPDVSIGLPVEMVTRRLQEHGPQGYLVYGYKFRPVLTRRPS